Below is a window of Xyrauchen texanus isolate HMW12.3.18 chromosome 1, RBS_HiC_50CHRs, whole genome shotgun sequence DNA.
AATATGTTTCATGTGGTAACCTCTGAAttacttgtttttatttgtcaaaaataaaatgaaatataactGAAGTGGCCTGACTACATAGTGTGGTAGAAAATGCAGTCagttttaagggtcagatcaagtagaaatagtgctttcaaaaattttatttcaatttgacATTGTTGTAACATAAATACGTTATAGATAAAGGAATTTGTCATACAGTAAATTATttgtacattaataattatactgattaaaaatgaaaacacatgTATTTCTGAAAGTATACAGCCCTTGGACGAAATCTCGTCTCACACTTTAATGATAGCCTTCCCGATTCCATCCCCCTTCAGCATCCTCATGAAGGCAGTTGTCATATTCTCAAAGCCAGCAGTGACCACTTCCTTTGTCTTCAGCTTGCCCTGCAATGAAAAGGTTGAACACGTCTGACCTTAAAACATATGCGAGCAAACATGTTCTCATTTCGGGCTGATTCTTCTAAAAGCAGTGTAATGCTACTTACACAACTCAAGTAAGGTTCAGATTATGAGGCAATGGTAAGGTTTATTCGAAAAGTTATTTTCATTGAATTAAACCAATTTGGTTCCTTTCTAAAGTAACTTGCCTCTTTCATCCATTGCAGCATTCTCTTGACAGACTCTTCATCTTTGTGTTTCCACTGTGCCACCATAAAGCCTTCTATCTTAAGTTGCCGAGTAATTATCACATGGTGAGGATAAGGACCTTTATGAGACACAACAATCAGTTTTAATGTTCCAAAGTTACATTACCCAGCTTGCTTTTTCTCTCTTATTAAAAGGGTTATTcaatgagaaacaggtcaattcGTGTCTTGTCACTGTGGGTCCTCTAGTGGTTGTTCTGTGCAACCATTCAAaagtggaaaaaagaaagaaatcccATATTGCCTTTGATTCATAAATAGCCACAAGAGGTCAGTGTCCATTAAAGTGTTAAAGACATACACATTTGTGGTGTTGTGTCATTGTATGTTGCTATTCCACCACAGACAGCAATACGGCCTCCTGACTTCATGTTGTTCAGTGCTGCAGTAAAGAACGGCCCAGCCACCTGTACAGgataacacacacgcacacaaaacaaCACAGTGTTAGTTGAACAAAACCAGTTTCCTCACTGTAGATGCTTTGacatttataaacaaaatgtaaatgggAATTACATTCTCAAAGTAGCAGTCATATCCTTCAGGTGAAGCGTTCCTCAGCGCTTCATCCAGTGAGGGGACAGTTTTGTAATTGAAGGCCTGGTCAAAGCCCAGCTCTTTCAGATATGCCACTTTTTCATCAGTACCTGCTGAACCCACCACCTTACAGCCTTTGATCTTGCAGATTTGACCAACCATTGCACCTACTGCACCAGCTGCTGCACTTACCAGCACAGTTTCACCAGGCTGTACCTTGCATACCTCTTCCAGGCCATAAAGGGCGGTTAAACTAGTGAGGGTGAGTTAGAAAATTAAACAGTGTTGTAAATCAATAACATATAAAAAGGGCAGTACAGTTTGTGAGGCTATTGCTTAGGATTCAAATAATTTTGACACTGAGCCTGATTATGAGAATTCCTAATGAGAGTCTATGTTTCATTGCCTTTCATTTAAATCTCTTTCTGGCTGTAGTAGTGATAACGTTACCCAGGCATCCCTAAGGAACCAAGGGCCAGGGACATTGGAATGTCTTTGGGCCATTCAGGTACTATTTGGGTCAAGATGGGCCCGTTTGGGCCCTTCGATTTGGTTACAGTGTGTGTCCTCCACCCACACTCAGCTAGCACGTAACATCCCTCAGGAAATTCTGGGTCCTTGCTCTTTAGCACCCTGGCAACCAAACAATGAATTAGGATATTTTTTCATGGTAGTTTTGGTAAAACTGGTAACACCTGTTTTTGAATTAATATGTTCGTGAAATGTTTATGACACTACATATAATTACTTTAAATaagaacatttgcatattttcctGGTTAAATTAAACACACATTCAATGTCTTTCTTCCACCGaatacaaaagtagatgttaggcataatgacagtctctgtcaccattcactctcattgcatcttttacaatgaaagtgaatagtgattaAAGCTCTCTGTCCAGCATTCTGCCTAacgtgtccttttgtgttccatggaagaataaattcacatgggtttggaacacagCATGACAGTCAGTAAATGGTAGAATTTTCCTTTTGGATGAATTATTCAATTGAAGGCTAAAACATATTTAACATTGCGAATACAGTCCATTTTTTAATTGTACCCAAAAGTATAATTTATGGGTAGTTGACGCATAACGTTTCCATGTGCTGATTTTGTATTATCAACATTAAGATATGAATTTATATGAATATACAAGggaaagttttttattttatttgaggtGCCATGACtggttattatttcttttaagtttctcaccATTTCAATCACATATTTGCCTTCACTAGCTCATCCTAAATGGTCCTGCAGTGAGACTAATTAATTTTTAGTACAAATATCCCATGTAAACTCATAATATGACATCATAAACAATGCATGCATAATAGTTAATTATCAAAatgcttttgtttaaaaatacttttagataGCATGTCACACACCACAGGATGTCAActtaaataactaaaaataacaaatacatcGCAATCTAAATGGTAAAGTTGTTGTTTTCCCTTACTTTGCCAGCTGAGTTCCATACTGCACGTCTCCCTCATTCATCCACATTCTACTCAGAGCTCTGTGGAAGCAATAGAGGGAGAGATCTGGAAATACTGTACTCCACCATACAGCATAATGGTAAATTATGCAatatcaaacatttttacattataatgCTTCATTATAACTTAAAGCATGGATACATCACCTCATGTATGGATCAACACTGAAATAAATAGCCTCCACAAGCACATCTGGAACACaagtaattacaaaaaataagcaAGGCTCAGCGCAGGTagcaaaaaaagacaaatatctaAAAACACCATACCTCCATCTTTGAGCTCAGGCACAATTTCTTCTCTCAGCTCAAAGTTACTTTCCTTTGGAAAACCCTCAAAATGTTTTTTGAGGACCCACATTTTTGCTTTAACCATGATTGTATTTCAATGAAAGGTGCACAGTTCCACAAACTAGATGTGGTTCTGAGAGAAGAAGCCTGCTTTTATTGCACTGGCAACGTTACATAATAAATTTTTATTGACTGAAATGACATTGCAAATTCTTATCATCTCTGAACTTATATTTATTGGTTATGTACATCTCACTTTTGTTTATAAACTGGTGCTTGTGAAAAACATGTAGGCTAGAGATTTGTACTATTGAAAGGGGATGAGGTGTGAGTTGTACACCCATTTGACTTCTACTCATTTGCAATGAAATATGAGGCAGTAGGATTATATATGGTCTATCCATACCTAACCTTTCTGCTGTCTGTATAGAGCCAAGGATAGCAAAGTTCCTCTTCTGTTTCAGGAAATGAAGGTGACCAGAATTAGGTCATATTTTAGGTAGATGGCTGACATTCATGAGGAGTAGTTAGGTACTGCTTCTATTGTAAATATTAGTGTTTTCAGCTGCAACCTGGTCATAGGCTGCTTACAGGCAGGCAACATGTGGTTTGGTTGGTGGCATCTCAGATCAGATGGGCGACTTTAGGTTGCTGTAAAGAATTGTTCCCCACAGCAgtaacatacaaaacaatatcTTAAATTGGGAGTACAATGAATTGGTTTTGTGAACTTAAACCAGAAGCTTGACTCATCATGAATAAGCAGCTTGTATTGATATTAGGAATTCTGCACTGATAAGGTAGTGTGTCAATGAGGTC
It encodes the following:
- the LOC127651853 gene encoding prostaglandin reductase 1-like, with the protein product MVKAKMWVLKKHFEGFPKESNFELREEIVPELKDGDVLVEAIYFSVDPYMRALSRMWMNEGDVQYGTQLAKVLKSKDPEFPEGCYVLAECGWRTHTVTKSKGPNGPILTQIVPEWPKDIPMSLALGSLGMPGLTALYGLEEVCKVQPGETVLVSAAAGAVGAMVGQICKIKGCKVVGSAGTDEKVAYLKELGFDQAFNYKTVPSLDEALRNASPEGYDCYFENVAGPFFTAALNNMKSGGRIAVCGGIATYNDTTPQMCPYPHHVIITRQLKIEGFMVAQWKHKDEESVKRMLQWMKEGKLKTKEVVTAGFENMTTAFMRMLKGDGIGKAIIKV